A region of the Clavelina lepadiformis chromosome 9, kaClaLepa1.1, whole genome shotgun sequence genome:
CCTGGGTCACATTGGACAGAAGGTGATGAACAAAAATGTCGGTGGGCTTGCTTGCACTTTATACAAAAGATCCTTAATAgcatttaaaatgaaacctaCACAGCACACGAACACTATGCAAAGTATTTCATTGctaaaaacacatttttataaagataAGTAGTTGGCAATTTTAGTTGGTCATGAGATAAAGTCTTAGTACAGACAGAGTGAATTTTAGCCACAACCTgtagaaaaaacaaataaagaaattacGTAACAAAACTTTGCCATAGACGGTGAAATCTTTTCATGGTCAAGAATACATCAGCAAATAAAAGTAACTGAATAATATTTTATACCACATACCTTGACATCTTTTAACGTAACTACGAGCGTTATAAACGCGTTGAAGCAGGGTATGAAGGCGGCGCAAGGTACAATTTCCAGGTATTGACAATCCTCTTTTGGAAATATCGTAATGATCAGTAGCGTGGAACTGGAATGTGTATTTTTCTCTTttacgttttgttttttaatgattgCGTCAAAGTTTTGTCagattaaattataattaataacaCGAAAACAAAGTGCACAGGTTACTCTTCAAGCTATAAAAATGATTGCCTTCATGTTCCATCGTTTTGTCACAGTTCCCGTTATTCCAACCTACTTGTGGGAAATTCATTTGAGATCTAACCCAGACTTGTACAAGTCGAACAACAACTTGTCAATCTCAGCTATGAACTTGACTTCAACTTCGCAAGCAAGCAATTCACAGAATCTTAAAGAAGCGGAAAAGGCTTATCTCGCCACACAAAGCGTTAAAATTGCCGCCATTATTGCTGCCAAACCAGCCGTTCAAGTGATCGCCAACTTTTTCGTAGGCCCGTTAGTCGACAGGATCGGATACAGGGTTCCTATGACTGCTGCTGCCTTGATCATTTGTACGACTGCAGTAGGTGAGTGATATGGCTTTATCTTGTATCAAATCAGCGTATTTTCTGGCAATGGATGAACcagcaaaacaagttatcgAAAGTCGTGCagtattgaatatttttattactgtaCTGTATCAGGTTGAATCGCGATGTTTGGTCTAAACAACTTTTTAACCTTTCCACTGGTCATTATCTTGAATTGAACTTTTGAACTAGGGAATATCTTTCAGCTGAGATATACTCTAATAATATCGTTGTTAGCTTCAACGGACGGCAAAAAGAACTGATTGATAGGCAAGTGCCACAACTTGTTAACTGTAAAGTcgtttaattcaaaatatatgttttagtGTTTGGATTGGGGCAAACGTATCCGGTTTTGTTTGTATCAGCGGCAATTCAAGGCATAGGTTCTGCATGTAATATAACTGGGGGAATGTCTTTACTGGCAAGAACGTATACCGCCAAAAACGAAAGAGGAAAAATGATTGGACTGTGTTTGGGGATGATAGGAATCGGCACAGCAGGTGAGATGTTTTAGAATACGCTATAGATATCTTATACAATGCTGTAGAACCCTATGATGGCAGTTCTGTATGTGCAACGCGTAgataatgacatcacaattttaCAATGTTCTGTAGAATGGAGTAACTTCATATAATTATACTCTTATTTTGTTCGAAGCTGGACCTCCTTATGGAAGCGTAATGAACGCTTTTGCTGGTAAAGCGGCAACTTTCCTCACCCTTGCCGGGATAATAGCATTGCTGGGAATCTTTCAGCTTTTGTACACTGGTTTAAAGATTGAACAAAATAATGAGGTTATTctaatgtttcatttttgtagTTGTTCAACAGTGTGACTGCATCGTAATCATCGTAATGActtaaaataatgtttaacaGGGTAAAAGGCCAACAGCTATATGGGACTTGCTCAAGGATGTTTACATTCTGATAGCTTTAGGAGCTCTGGTGATAGTGGGCTTGTTATTTGGAGGCATAAACGGCACATTCACAAGCTGGCTGATCGGTCGCTTTAACCCCTTTAAGTGGCAATTGGGTATGACCATATATGGCTTTGGGACTTTAGCAGCTGACCAGTTTTATCATCATGTACTTGTTTCTAGGTTTGGCTTATTTACCGTTCAGTGCTGCGTATGGACTGACTGCAAATCTTATCAATTTTGTTCCACTTATGAGTTGGCGTGGGTTGGTCCCAATACTTGGTTTTGTGGTCAGTTGTGTGGGTCTTATTTCGCTACCATTTTCCTCCAGGTTTGAAAGAGCTTTTTACATAGAAAACGTTCATTGTTAAGAatacaatatatttttatcGTATAGTGATCGAGGTGACTATTTCACAATACGTATAttggtcacgcagcctgttgttaaagataggagGTTAGGTTCGGAGAATGGTAATGCAAAAAGTCTGCTTaagctatttagggtttattGGAATTATATTTAagttagaaggtagatttaggttactatgttatagcAGTGTGTTaggttaaaatttaaataaaaaataatttcaaacgAAAGGTTGTACGATTGAACGATATGTACAAATGCCAACAGTTTTCTTCACTTGTCGCATATACTTGTTGTTGATGCCGTAGTAATTTATTTGATCCTATTTGCGTAACCACATTGCAAAGAATGTTGGTCATGCGTTAAAATACTTCATGGTCCAGCCGGCTCAGTTGTTATACTGTACGCGTACGGAAAGCTGCGTTGAAGATTATGTTAGTGTAATCTGCACCTTTCTACCAGCATGTGCTTTGAATTGTCGCTGCTTTTGATTTTTGCTAGAAAAAGTGCTGATTTCATAGATTTATGCACGTTTAGGATATTCGAATAGTTGTGTAGACAAATATGTTGTTATCTGTTTCTATCATGAGTTACTTGCAAGCAACAACAACTTCCACTCAGTGTCTATTATCAGTTCATTATCACTTCAATTTTTATTCTGCAGCTTTTTTGCTACATTTGGTTCGACTTTGGTGCTGGGGTTCGGAACTGGGCTGACTGATGGGATTATCTTCCCAGATATGGCCACATTGGTTGACATCAAGCATACTTCGGGCTACGGAAGCATCTACGCATTAGCGGACATCGCAATCAATGTCGGTCTTATTGCAGGTAACGTAACAAATGGCAACTCTTTGTTGAACAACGatgtaaaataatattaatgaTGGCTTTCGCACAGGTCCTTTTCTTGCCAGCGGGATCGTCAGGGTTTTAAGTTTTCCGTGGGCGATGTGGATTTTAGCAATCATTTGTTTCGTGTACACTCCGTGTTTAATTGCGCCTTGGTACATGATGAAGCAACATCAACAACCAGCTGAAGAAACAGAAGTGAGTAAAATAGTTTCTAAATTCATGAAAACTTTGTGGACACACAGTTTTAGATATTTCTACGCCATCATGTAAATGATGAAATGGGATGAATGAGATTCTTGTTTACTAAACTTTCCCTCTCAATACCTGGAAACCCGTTTTCATAAACATACGTCCGAAATAATAAGCCCAACCTTTGCTGCTAGATCAGTATTCTATAAGTGAAAAAGGCGTTTGGTGACCTTGACATTGTCACATGCTTGATCCTTAAAATCTGATTTTCAGCTTCTACTCAACGGTTCTAGGAGACCGAGCAATCAACCAACGAGCAACAACAACTAAAGCAAGGGTTTAGTTTTTGTGCTCAAAACCTCCAAAAAAGTCGCATTCCCAACCACTAGTTCTTGGCTTCAGTGATATAGGTGCAACTTTGTCAATGACTTTGTGCAATTGTTGAAAAGAAGTTTTTGCGGTTTCTTCAAACctcaataaaaaagttttagtgACATGACTTACGCCGGGTCGACCCCGTGACTTTTTTCGACAACGCGACACAAAATTTGAACGAAGCTGGACGATCTGTCTTATCAAGATATTTTCATTTACAGTGTAGAGTGTAGACTGCAGAGATACGGCTCAAAGACAAGAACTGGCTATAAAATCAATAAGCAAAATCAATAAACAGGAAGAACaacaaagaatttttatatctacaaatattttttacagtaaaaaatttaaaagcttaTATTTTATCGAACAATATACGTCTCCAAGTCAGTCATGTCTGGAAAATGTACATTGCTGAGCTCATATCAATAGAAATCTAACAGTTCCTCAAGGTAAAATATAGCAGACTTTGCTTAGAAAATATTAACTATATATGACTATATctatgaaaataaattgctgtAAAACATGATTCTGAGAAACTGAGACAAAGAAAAGATGTCTTTTGTGTAGACTGGTTTAAGAATGCTCAATGTTTAAAAGCTCACAAAAATAGTCATGATGATGTTTACGGAAACGTGAttcattttgaaactttttcataTCGATTTCACCAAAGCAGGTTCCACATAAACTGTTATGCAGAACTACCGGTAAGATTTGTGataaaaaaatcattactttTTCAGTCCACAAATAAGCTTACTTTTCTTATGACttcttcatatttttatgCCTTTGCTGTCATACAGGATCACCGTTTTCCctagaaaatgttttgataaaGCCACATATTAATAACCTATGTTGCCTGATCTTCACCAATTTGATGTCATGTCAGGCAATCTTCGCTGGCTGCCGGAAAAATGCCTGCGAAGATTGCCCGAGctattttaagttgttttgcCCCCTGTTTTGTTTAAGCAACCTGTCATTAAGCGTTTTTTTCTACAGTGATACCAAATGGTCGACTGCTCTTAGTTTTTGCCAAGCCGTTCCACCACGTCAAGGTGGCAGTCGTCGGAACGGTTCTTTGAACGGGAATCCCCCACTTAGCTACTGATCAAGCTAAGCAGGAGCAAGACCGTATCTAATTAACTTTTATGCTTAAAAATGATTAAGTAATAATGACGTGTTACTagcatatatttattttaagcCTAATATGCGACCGCCTTCTCTTAAAGCCAGGGGAAGTCACCCAAACCAGGACGAGGCAAGGCGGCAAGGCGGACCAGCATGCAGAGGACCAAgaagaaagattttaaaacaatcTCTAGGACAAGAGACAAGACAACAAATATCCATGACCCTACCTCATCTATGAAATGTTAAAGGGGCCTAGCCGTTATCGCGTGGTGTGGTGTGTTGTGTGCATTTTATACCAGGCAATAAGAGAAGGCGGATGGTCGCGTTAGATGTTGTGGCCTATTGTAATTGTTTCAATATTATTTGACTGAAAATGCAGCCAAGAAATATACAGCTACCCTAGATTCATTTACTCTGTAATACTTGACCtgaaaacctgaaaaaaaaagttcACCAGTTATTCAAACCGGTCACattaaaattgtgtttgttttaggtTGTGTTGCGCGCGAAGGCACCCACCCAACCGCTGCATTAGGTTGGAGTGCCAGAATAAAGGAAATGCCTTATATTAACACAAGTATAAAAATAGAAGCATAATTGTACTGGAGTCGATGGGCATAATGGGAAAATGCTAGGTGGAGAATTCTGTGCAGTTCCGATAGCTTGAAACCTAATTGTTTGCTCGCAaggttgaaataaaatagtgCTGGATAACCTAAGCGAGCTACATCCTAGGAGCACTATTTTATCTGAGGATCCAACAATAAACTCCATAAGCGTCGAATTGTTTGTGTCAGTGGCCTAATGCCCCGTCGGATCTACTTGTTTGCATGAGTGCCGCCATTTAGGGGAGGCGCAAAATGTCGGAGGTTCCTACCCTAATCTACACGGCACTTTGTTCCTCCTAGGATAAGGTTATGAGGGTGCAGGCTAGTTTAGGGACGCGAGGGCAAAATTCTGACAAAACAATTGGGCCGGGGATACTGGGTCGCTTTGGGCTTGGCGAACCCAGTGCTGCATCGGGTCCTGCACCCTCCCGACGATAAAGTAAAGTACACACAATAATATAAgaacaagaaagaaaaaagaacCCCTTTATCCAAACTATGATCATCCCAAACCCACATGTCAAGAAAAAATGCAACACACAATACaataaaagaacaaacaatCCCACCCATATCAAGAAATAGAGAAAGTTATTATGCCTTCGACTCCAGTACATTCGTTATCTTatgtttaaatataaaaacgtttaagaTATCTATGTATGTATCGACTTAATTGCTAATGTTTTGAGTTAACTGAAAAGCCAGCTGTCGCGTGGCCCATAAAAGCTTATTTTTAGTGAAGTCGATTTTAGTCTAAATGCAGTAATAGTACTTTAAATAGTAAACGTTTCCGCAATCGGGAAACATGGTGCATACGTTGTATTACAAGAGTTATTTTCATACTAAAAATATCTAAACTCGTTCCTACTCTGTAGCGTAAAGATTAAAAACCTAAGTCCATGCCATTATTATCGTAAGATTACATTCGTTCACATTAATCACGCAAAATTAATATTATGTTATAAGCAGAACGGcattaattcatttaaacaaTAGGCAACATTTCAGGCTTAAgcaagcaaaatatttataactcACCTCGGATCTTCCAAAGTCACCTCAGGTATATCTGGTATATACCCGGGGTACCTGAAACAAAATTACCACCGCATTTGCATTGCGCCCTCTGCCGACGATAACAGTtgagaaataaagaaaaggaAGGAAGAAATGCAACACACATAAATTCAAAACGTCACAAATGTATGTCCTTAACTGCCATGGAATCTTTATTAAACTCTTTATGGAAGCCGTATTAGTCCGACAGCATAATTTCCCTTTGGTATAAACTAATTCGTCtacgtaggcctacatgcCAACATGGTGGCATATTGCTGCACTAcataatttaacatttttacacCAGGGGCGCAATGTGCGATGGTAATACCGCCAAAACCGAAAACCTGTCACACACTGACGCGCCGGAGTCTTCGGAAGCTTTCTTCTTTGTGACGCCTCGTCTCTCTCTCGTCGGTTGCCAGCACGCACCAAACGTTCTAAATTTTTGCCACTAACTATTAGGCTACCTTGCTTTTCTCAGGTTGGAGGTTGGATTTCTTGAAAACCAAGAACGTGTTTAGTCTATCTACTTATATGTACACTTATACTACATCGCTATAATCAAAAATTGAAAGCGAAAACCAGGGCAGCGTTATTTGAAGAACGCCAGAAAAGTAAGCACTAAAATGAAACCTACTTGTCACGCGTTCGAATTGGTTAAGGCCGCAATTCAAATTTTCCGACTAGACGCGATTGAAGTTTTAGAgttgatcaaattttgactttcgaCTTTGGAATAATGAGTCTGTAAAACAAAGTTGTCAAACTTCAAACCAAAAAACCGCAAACACATAACTTTACGCATACACTTAAACATAGTTGAGGCTTGCCGTTGTTAGCCTATATACCTTCCATTATGTAACTAACCGTATGTTTTGAAGTTTCAGTTTAATGATGTAGGCCTACCTGTTGAAAGGAAATGCACGTGAATAGTGGGTTCAAAGTGATATTACGAGGGCAACGATGCTCTGAAAATATTAAGAATCTTATTATACAAAATCAAAACggaaaaaaacttacaaacatCATTAACATTCAAATTACCATGACACTTGAACGTGATGAGATTAAATTCAtttcgaaaaaataaaatctatttCAAACTGCAGCTTACCTGGAACGCACGGTAGTAAGTAACCGAATGGAAACGACGGAAGGGAGACATGGAAACAGTCTCGAAACATCTCGGGAATTAAActgaaacattaaaaaatattaagtcACAAACcactaaaagttttattttaagacGAACCAGCCACAGCAAACCAGGCCTAGGTTATAACTGGCCTAATTGTGgaaaaaatgaacaaagtgCTTGATAGGCATACAGAAAGTTTGCATCCAAAGCCGTTGCAGTATGTTGGCAGGAACATCCAGAAGTAAAGCCCTTGGGCTTTCATGTAAACCTCTATCAGCTATACTGGGGCGTATAGATGCATAGCAATAATGTGGACTGTTGTCTTCctcttttttcttctttcgAAATCAATTGAAGTGTGATCATCAAAACCTCTTATAAACCTTTTTGATGTCTTTCTCCTTCTAATAATATATCCTAATCATCTTACTGTACCTACTTACTTACAATCATCATCTTACTTATAAACTGTTTCtcataatttttctttcatctcCCTTACCTTGATTCTCTGTTTTACTTCTTCTTTAttcttgttttacttcttccaatcttttcattatttttcattacaTTACTTCTCCATTTTCCTTCTGTTTATCTTTGTCAATCTGAGCatcttgcattttattttctttaacttGAAACTTGATCTCTTACATCTTTATCACTACCACTGCTTCTGTTCCGCATGATTTAACACTATTCTCATCATTGCCTTCTACTTCTCCTTCTCCTTCAACCCATCTGCCAGTGAATCTCTTTCTGAGGAACTAGCTAAATTCAACTTCTGGTGCAGCCAAACTGTGAGTTCAACATCCGAGTCTCCCATTGCACATCTTGCGAACCTACTTACTTACAATCATCATCTTACTTATAAACTGTTTCTCATAATTCTTCTTTCATCTCCCTGACCGTAATTCTCTGTTTTACTTATTCTTTAttcttgttttacttcttctaatcttttcattatttttcattacaTTACTTCTCCATTTTCCTTCTGTTTGTCTTTGTCAATCTGAGCatcttgcattttattttctgcaacTTGAAACTTGATCTCTTTCATCTTTATCACTACCACTGCTTCTGTTCCGCATGATTTAACACTATTCTCACCATTGCCTTCGACTTTTCCTTCTCCTTCAACCCATCTGCCAGTGAATCTTTTCCTGAGGAACTAGCTAAATTCAACTTCTGGTGCAGCCCAACTGTAAATTCAACATCCGAGTCTCTCATTGCACATCTTGCGTGGTGCTCTCAACCACATGTCCTGGATGAAGCAAATGTGCAATCCAGTCCCTTGATGTTAATGTTAgtttagaaataaatgttaagtccaaaacTGCTAAACTTTGAGCTTAAAGTAGCAAACATTAATAGGCTAATAAATTACTTAATTGCAATAGCATTATCATTATtaattacatatatatatatattaattataattgaatgatttaatttaaaaaataaaagcgaactgaaaacaaaattcaaaattaaaattgtacaaaagaaaaattgaaattgaatatAAAATTCCCCCAACAacacaaattgaaaaacacCGACGGAAGCTTCTAACTGTTCGCCGCCTGCAACTGCTGCTGTATACATCTCACCATATGCAGGTCATAGCAAGAGTTGTTCAGATTTGCAGAAATCAGATCAATCATATTTCATGAGCGAGGGAAATTTCTGTACAAATTTACCTTGACAGGAATCTCATTCAAAATTCTGAAAACAAAGACCTGAGATGAGGAAACTGAGCTGATGCGGACAAACTTCTACTGATTGTACGAAATGTGAAGATCATTCCGTAGACAGAACagttaaatcaaacaaaacgacaaccaataaaaatcaaaataaccGACACTTTAGACACTAACAATACAATGAACGCCAAAGCGCAGAAATGCAACAACGACATAAAACGCGAAAGCGCGCGCAAGGAGCTTTTGAGCAACTAAAAATGAACAGACTCTGACCACAAA
Encoded here:
- the LOC143470845 gene encoding synaptic vesicular amine transporter-like, with product MDCLEQLRSCKLIATVIVASMILIDFTLLTAIVPVIPTYLWEIHLRSNPDLYKSNNNLSISAMNLTSTSQASNSQNLKEAEKAYLATQSVKIAAIIAAKPAVQVIANFFVGPLVDRIGYRVPMTAAALIICTTAVVFGLGQTYPVLFVSAAIQGIGSACNITGGMSLLARTYTAKNERGKMIGLCLGMIGIGTAAGPPYGSVMNAFAGKAATFLTLAGIIALLGIFQLLYTGLKIEQNNEGKRPTAIWDLLKDVYILIALGALVIVGLLFGGINGTFTSWLIGRFNPFKWQLGLAYLPFSAAYGLTANLINFVPLMSWRGLVPILGFVVSCVGLISLPFSSSFFATFGSTLVLGFGTGLTDGIIFPDMATLVDIKHTSGYGSIYALADIAINVGLIAGPFLASGIVRVLSFPWAMWILAIICFVYTPCLIAPWYMMKQHQQPAEETELLLNGSRRPSNQPTSNNN